The following are encoded together in the Arcobacter aquimarinus genome:
- a CDS encoding DEAD/DEAH box helicase → MSFSKLGLCSELLRAIKEEGYTTPTPIQSKSIPVILSKKDVLAAAQTGTGKTAGFTLPLLQRLKKSHSKDKKSHIRALILIPTRELAAQVAQSVETYGKHLPFKTAVIFGGVGINPQKALLRKGVDIVIATPGRLLDLISQDSLNLSKIEFLILDEADRMLDMGFINDIKKILKLVPKQRQNLLFSATFSPDIKKLADGLLNSPILIEAAKANSTSYKVEQTVHHVDRDRKKELLLHLINKNNWQQVLVFTRTKHGANKLSEALVKNGISSSAIHGNKSQGARTKALDDFKLGNVKVLVATDIAARGIDIDNLPYVINFELPNVAEDYVHRIGRTGRAGNSGEAISLVCVDEHDYLFGIERLIKQKIKKIEINGFKVNPNIKAEPIGNRSNKANSSKNI, encoded by the coding sequence ATGTCATTTTCAAAATTAGGTTTGTGTTCAGAACTTCTTCGTGCAATTAAAGAAGAGGGATACACAACGCCAACGCCAATTCAGTCAAAATCAATTCCAGTGATTTTATCAAAAAAAGATGTTTTAGCAGCTGCTCAAACGGGTACTGGAAAAACAGCTGGTTTTACACTTCCACTTTTACAAAGATTAAAAAAGAGTCATTCAAAGGATAAAAAATCTCATATAAGAGCTTTGATTTTAATTCCCACAAGAGAACTTGCAGCTCAAGTTGCACAAAGTGTAGAAACTTATGGAAAACATCTTCCTTTTAAAACGGCAGTTATTTTTGGAGGAGTTGGTATAAATCCACAAAAAGCACTTCTACGAAAAGGTGTGGATATTGTGATAGCAACTCCTGGAAGATTACTTGATTTGATTTCTCAAGATAGTTTGAATTTATCAAAAATTGAATTTCTAATTTTAGATGAAGCAGATAGAATGCTTGATATGGGATTTATAAATGATATTAAAAAGATTTTAAAATTAGTTCCAAAACAAAGACAAAATTTACTTTTTTCAGCAACATTTTCGCCTGATATTAAAAAATTAGCAGATGGTTTACTAAATTCTCCTATTTTAATAGAAGCAGCAAAGGCAAATAGCACTTCATACAAGGTTGAGCAAACTGTTCATCATGTGGATAGAGATAGAAAAAAAGAGCTTTTATTGCATTTAATAAATAAAAACAATTGGCAACAAGTTTTAGTTTTTACAAGAACAAAACATGGAGCAAATAAACTAAGTGAAGCACTTGTAAAAAATGGTATCTCTTCATCTGCAATTCATGGAAACAAATCTCAAGGTGCAAGAACAAAAGCTTTAGATGATTTCAAGCTAGGAAACGTAAAAGTTTTAGTTGCAACTGATATTGCTGCAAGGGGAATTGATATAGATAATCTTCCTTATGTTATAAACTTCGAATTACCAAATGTTGCAGAAGATTATGTTCACAGAATTGGAAGAACAGGAAGGGCTGGGAATTCAGGTGAGGCTATATCTTTAGTTTGTGTAGATGAACATGATTATTTGTTTGGTATTGAAAGATTAATCAAGCAAAAGATTAAAAAGATAGAAATAAATGGATTTAAAGTAAATCCAAATATCAAAGCAGAACCTATTGGAAATAGAAGTAACAAAGCTAATAGTTCAAAAAATATTTAA
- a CDS encoding YcaO-like family protein, which translates to MNLLSKNSPVEQSISKMKAVLKDVGCEATFSQEKHPLKNCFSVNLASIEAPNHIYSNGKGVISDASIASAYGEYIERLQTNNFFIDFYLPNRKYYPDELAFDFGGDYLNPELKKIYSANGELEDKDLVDFNSDYMDKIVALPFIKQSTNEKTYIPINILSNLFVSNGLATGNTANEAKVQALSEIFERYVKIKIIKEGLSLPKFPNDVIKSFPKVYEDIQALRELGYKVEVFDASLGGVFPVTAISFINPKNSTLFVSFGSHPILEVSLERTMTELMQGRDLNNLNSFEIPTFDMELVSDYFNIEAHFIDSNGKMGFSFLSSKKSFEYSAWKYTGNGSEDEYAFLLDILKSVNKEMYLREYTYLDFYSCQMIIPNFSEVYPLDDMVYNNKNNGKLIRDMVLNFEKYDENEILDAIDSLDNSLNMQLYIGVIFEENFTMGDFKAQLLLLLGEIDDVIELLEFGNNKLGHLVAQLLRMQNDELDWEEYESALNDIYGEEKIKKAINIIEGNEFLINRTLHKDYYNMLSMFDKLEVKKRAFYKN; encoded by the coding sequence ATGAATTTATTATCAAAAAACTCTCCTGTAGAACAATCTATCTCAAAAATGAAAGCTGTATTAAAAGATGTTGGTTGTGAAGCTACTTTTTCACAAGAAAAACATCCTTTAAAAAACTGTTTTTCAGTAAATTTAGCTTCAATCGAAGCTCCAAATCACATCTATTCAAATGGAAAAGGTGTTATTTCTGATGCTTCAATTGCTAGTGCTTATGGTGAATACATCGAAAGATTACAAACAAACAACTTTTTTATAGATTTTTATTTACCAAATAGAAAATATTATCCAGACGAGCTTGCCTTTGATTTTGGTGGGGATTATTTAAATCCTGAATTAAAAAAAATATATAGTGCAAATGGAGAACTTGAAGATAAAGATTTAGTTGATTTCAACAGCGATTATATGGATAAAATTGTTGCTCTTCCATTTATAAAACAATCAACAAATGAAAAAACATATATTCCAATAAATATTTTAAGTAACCTATTTGTAAGCAACGGACTTGCAACTGGAAACACAGCAAATGAAGCAAAAGTTCAAGCTTTAAGTGAAATATTTGAAAGATATGTAAAAATCAAAATAATCAAAGAAGGATTATCTCTTCCAAAATTTCCCAACGATGTTATAAAATCTTTTCCAAAAGTATATGAAGATATTCAAGCATTAAGAGAATTAGGTTATAAAGTAGAAGTTTTTGATGCTTCTTTAGGTGGAGTTTTTCCTGTTACTGCTATTTCATTTATCAATCCAAAAAATTCAACCTTATTTGTCTCTTTTGGAAGTCATCCTATTTTAGAAGTAAGTCTTGAGAGAACTATGACTGAACTTATGCAAGGAAGAGATTTAAACAATCTTAATAGCTTTGAAATCCCTACTTTTGATATGGAACTTGTAAGTGATTATTTCAACATAGAAGCTCACTTTATTGATTCAAATGGAAAAATGGGTTTTTCATTTTTAAGCTCTAAAAAAAGTTTTGAATACTCTGCTTGGAAATATACTGGAAATGGAAGTGAAGATGAATATGCATTTTTACTTGATATTTTAAAATCTGTAAACAAAGAGATGTACTTAAGAGAATATACATATTTAGATTTTTACTCTTGTCAAATGATAATTCCAAACTTTTCAGAAGTTTATCCCCTTGATGATATGGTTTATAACAACAAAAACAATGGAAAACTAATCCGAGATATGGTTTTAAACTTTGAAAAATATGATGAAAATGAGATTTTAGATGCTATTGATAGTTTAGATAATTCTTTAAATATGCAACTTTATATTGGTGTTATTTTTGAAGAAAATTTTACTATGGGTGATTTTAAAGCTCAACTTTTATTACTTTTAGGTGAAATTGATGATGTTATAGAACTTTTAGAATTTGGAAATAACAAGTTAGGTCATTTAGTAGCTCAACTTCTTAGAATGCAAAATGATGAACTTGATTGGGAAGAATATGAAAGTGCTTTAAATGATATTTATGGAGAAGAAAAAATCAAAAAAGCTATAAATATAATAGAAGGAAATGAGTTTTTAATAAATAGAACTTTACATAAAGACTATTATAATATGTTAAGTATGTTTGATAAATTAGAAGTAAAAAAGAGAGCTTTTTATAAAAATTAA
- a CDS encoding DUF302 domain-containing protein produces the protein MQYIEVSNKSVQEVVEKIKEVCPKHKFGVQHIHNVKENLKTKGIDFKNECQIVDICNPFIAEQFLSIDMSLSIIMPCKISVYSENGQTNIAMNSLVQLVDDINPDMIETAQKVQEQILQIIDEVK, from the coding sequence ATGCAATATATAGAAGTATCAAATAAAAGTGTTCAAGAAGTTGTTGAAAAGATAAAAGAAGTTTGTCCTAAACACAAATTTGGTGTTCAACATATCCACAATGTAAAAGAGAATTTAAAAACAAAAGGAATTGATTTTAAAAATGAGTGTCAAATAGTTGATATTTGTAATCCATTTATTGCTGAACAATTTTTGAGTATTGATATGTCACTTTCTATTATCATGCCTTGTAAAATCTCTGTTTATTCAGAAAATGGACAAACAAATATCGCTATGAATTCTTTGGTTCAATTAGTTGATGATATAAACCCTGATATGATTGAAACTGCTCAAAAAGTTCAAGAACAAATCTTACAAATTATTGATGAAGTAAAATAG
- a CDS encoding RidA family protein, translated as MITRKIVGSRMSKIVEHNGVIYFAGIVPNDKTLDVKGQTIDVLNIAKELFEEANTDKENILRAEIYLKDIDRDFADFNEIWDNWVSKENPPARACVQASMSTPQTLVEIIFTNVKK; from the coding sequence ATGATAACAAGAAAAATTGTTGGAAGTAGAATGAGTAAAATAGTTGAGCATAATGGTGTTATTTATTTTGCAGGAATAGTTCCAAATGATAAAACACTTGATGTTAAAGGGCAAACAATAGATGTATTAAATATTGCAAAAGAGCTTTTTGAAGAGGCTAATACTGATAAAGAAAATATTTTAAGAGCAGAGATTTATCTAAAAGATATAGATAGAGATTTTGCAGACTTCAATGAAATCTGGGACAATTGGGTTTCTAAAGAAAATCCACCAGCAAGAGCTTGTGTGCAAGCTAGTATGTCAACACCTCAAACTTTGGTAGAGATAATTTTTACAAACGTAAAAAAGTAA
- a CDS encoding transcriptional antiterminator Rof, giving the protein MYTPISCEFFDQLNVAMQRKIPSTVVYLENNEKKTLKGLIQTMSVIDGIEYVILNKNDQIRLDTVLTFNGRRYKEE; this is encoded by the coding sequence ATGTATACTCCAATTTCATGTGAATTTTTTGACCAATTAAATGTAGCAATGCAAAGAAAAATTCCTTCAACAGTTGTTTATTTAGAAAATAATGAAAAAAAGACTTTAAAAGGTTTAATTCAAACTATGAGTGTAATAGATGGAATTGAATATGTAATTTTAAATAAAAACGACCAAATTAGACTTGATACTGTTTTAACTTTTAATGGAAGAAGATACAAAGAAGAGTAA
- a CDS encoding methyl-accepting chemotaxis protein, whose translation MLSKLSIKQKLILIMLIPLTVVILLAAKLAVDSFSTSKNLRALDNVVILSVKIGDLVHETQKERGMTAGFLGSNGNKFKTELPTQRLAVNDKLNELNNFLNTFNKDEYSSEFLENLNNSLKKLQDLNTTRNGVDALSINASIAIGYYTDTNTSLLNTIGTITKLSNSSKVSQELVSYMNFLLSKERAGIERAVGTNTFAKNSFGEGMKARLYTLVAEQNAYMDSFLKVAPLELVEFYKTNFQGEAIEEIQKMRKTLLYSNIESNFGVDANYWFKQMTDKINILKKIEDYISDNLIITINQEMAEANRNMIIFGLLSALGIALTMILARTIAFTILIDVDSVKRGVENFFAFINFEKDDIELIKINSNDELGMMSRIINKNIEETKANIQKDRALIADTIRVANQINKGYLDSKIKLGSNNPSLNELKDIINEMLGTLNSNISNILKVLTSYSKLDFRPKLADNDLEGLIKELEKDVNILGDVITQTLMENKRIGVTLSSNAQILTKNMEGIAQAANSQATSLEETAASLEEITSNITNNTQTTIKMAGFGNEVKKSITLGQELANKTALSMEEINAQTTAITEAITIIDQIAFQTNILSLNAAVEAATAGEAGKGFAVVAQEVRTLASRSAEAAKQIKDLVENAQKKTKEGKDIASNMIEGYGELNKNISITLELIDNVTTASKEQSSGIVQINDAVNNLDKITQINAQNASQANEIAQETLEISNTIISQADAKEFNGKNSF comes from the coding sequence ATGCTTTCAAAATTATCAATCAAACAAAAATTGATTTTGATAATGCTAATTCCTTTAACAGTAGTTATCTTATTAGCAGCAAAATTAGCAGTAGATTCTTTTAGTACATCTAAAAATCTAAGAGCCTTGGATAATGTTGTTATATTATCAGTTAAAATAGGTGATTTAGTTCATGAAACACAAAAAGAAAGAGGTATGACCGCTGGATTTTTAGGAAGTAATGGAAATAAATTTAAAACAGAACTTCCAACTCAAAGATTAGCAGTTAATGATAAATTAAATGAATTAAATAATTTTTTAAATACATTTAATAAAGATGAATATAGTTCAGAATTTTTGGAGAATTTAAATAATAGTTTGAAAAAACTTCAAGATTTAAATACTACAAGAAACGGTGTTGATGCACTATCTATCAATGCAAGTATTGCTATTGGATACTACACTGATACTAATACTTCTCTTTTAAATACAATTGGAACAATAACAAAATTATCAAATAGTTCTAAAGTATCTCAAGAACTTGTATCTTATATGAACTTTTTATTATCAAAAGAAAGAGCTGGAATAGAAAGAGCAGTTGGAACTAATACCTTTGCGAAAAATAGTTTTGGTGAGGGAATGAAAGCTAGACTTTATACTTTAGTTGCTGAACAAAATGCTTATATGGATTCATTTTTGAAAGTAGCACCTTTAGAATTGGTTGAATTTTACAAAACAAATTTTCAAGGTGAAGCTATAGAAGAGATTCAAAAAATGAGAAAAACTCTTTTATATAGTAATATAGAATCAAATTTTGGAGTAGATGCTAATTATTGGTTCAAACAAATGACCGATAAAATAAATATTCTAAAGAAAATTGAAGATTATATTTCAGATAATTTAATTATTACTATTAATCAAGAAATGGCAGAAGCAAATAGAAATATGATTATTTTTGGTCTTTTAAGTGCTTTAGGAATTGCTTTGACTATGATTTTAGCAAGAACTATTGCTTTTACAATATTAATTGATGTTGATTCTGTTAAAAGAGGAGTTGAAAACTTTTTTGCTTTTATCAATTTTGAAAAAGATGATATTGAGTTAATTAAGATTAATTCTAATGATGAATTAGGAATGATGTCAAGAATTATCAATAAAAATATTGAAGAAACAAAAGCAAATATCCAAAAAGATAGAGCTTTAATAGCTGATACGATAAGAGTTGCTAATCAAATAAATAAAGGATATTTAGATTCAAAAATAAAATTAGGTTCTAATAATCCATCATTAAATGAACTAAAAGATATTATAAATGAAATGTTAGGAACATTAAATAGTAATATTTCAAATATTTTAAAAGTTTTAACTTCTTATTCAAAACTAGATTTTAGACCAAAATTAGCTGATAATGACCTTGAAGGTTTAATAAAAGAACTTGAAAAAGATGTAAATATTTTAGGTGATGTTATTACTCAAACTTTGATGGAAAATAAAAGAATTGGAGTAACATTAAGTTCTAATGCTCAAATATTAACAAAAAATATGGAAGGCATTGCTCAAGCAGCGAATTCTCAGGCAACATCACTTGAAGAGACAGCAGCATCACTTGAAGAGATAACTTCAAATATCACAAACAACACTCAAACAACAATAAAAATGGCTGGTTTTGGAAATGAAGTAAAAAAATCAATTACTTTAGGACAAGAATTAGCAAATAAAACAGCCTTGTCTATGGAAGAGATAAATGCTCAAACGACAGCAATAACTGAAGCAATTACAATAATTGACCAAATTGCATTTCAAACAAATATTTTAAGTTTAAACGCAGCAGTAGAAGCAGCAACCGCAGGTGAAGCTGGAAAAGGATTTGCTGTTGTTGCACAAGAGGTTAGAACATTAGCAAGTAGAAGTGCTGAAGCTGCTAAACAGATAAAAGATTTAGTTGAAAATGCTCAAAAGAAAACTAAAGAAGGAAAAGATATAGCTTCTAATATGATAGAAGGATATGGAGAATTGAATAAAAACATATCAATAACTTTAGAGTTAATAGATAATGTTACAACAGCTAGTAAAGAGCAATCAAGTGGAATAGTTCAAATCAATGATGCTGTAAATAATCTTGATAAAATAACTCAAATAAACGCTCAAAATGCTTCTCAAGCAAATGAAATAGCTCAAGAAACACTAGAGATTTCAAATACTATAATATCTCAAGCTGATGCAAAAGAGTTCAATGGTAAAAACTCTTTTTAA
- a CDS encoding ribonuclease HI — translation MKIDKDFIELISHKNSLNKEQLKILDLDETSNWEELALNKEVSRNDANLLMLLKGDLTQKAQEQIIKNYHMVLKFNNIKAKVYTPKKEEIKIEEKDDDEEHIKIYCDGACSGNPGNAGSGLAIYSNKKNPVLLYGAYEEEGTNNIAELNALHQALIIASQTSSENIISIFSDSKYAIDCISTWAYSWKKNGWSKKGGEIKNLEIIQEAHELYLKLKDKIEIIHVKGHSGIEGNELADRMAVYTIKAKNKDFAFYSYNKIEEVLSMKSY, via the coding sequence ATGAAAATAGATAAAGATTTTATAGAATTAATTTCTCATAAAAATAGTTTAAATAAAGAACAACTAAAAATCTTAGATTTAGATGAAACTTCAAATTGGGAAGAATTAGCATTAAACAAAGAAGTTTCAAGAAATGATGCTAATTTACTTATGCTTTTAAAAGGTGATTTAACTCAAAAAGCTCAAGAGCAAATAATCAAAAATTATCATATGGTTTTAAAATTTAATAACATAAAAGCAAAAGTTTATACACCTAAAAAAGAAGAGATAAAAATAGAAGAAAAAGATGATGATGAAGAACATATAAAAATTTATTGTGATGGTGCATGTTCAGGAAATCCTGGAAATGCAGGGAGTGGACTTGCTATTTATTCAAACAAAAAAAATCCTGTTTTATTATATGGAGCTTATGAAGAGGAAGGAACAAATAATATAGCTGAATTAAATGCTTTACATCAAGCTTTAATCATAGCTTCCCAAACTTCTAGTGAAAATATCATCTCTATATTTTCTGATTCAAAATATGCGATTGATTGTATTTCAACTTGGGCATACTCTTGGAAAAAAAACGGTTGGAGTAAAAAAGGTGGAGAGATAAAAAATCTAGAAATAATCCAAGAAGCTCATGAATTATATTTGAAATTAAAAGACAAAATAGAGATTATTCATGTAAAAGGTCATTCAGGAATTGAGGGAAATGAACTAGCTGATAGAATGGCTGTTTATACAATAAAGGCTAAAAATAAGGATTTTGCTTTCTATTCTTACAATAAGATAGAAGAAGTTTTGAGTATGAAATCTTATTAA